The following is a genomic window from Prevotella sp. E13-17.
GGGCGACAGTTTCAGCACCACCACGTCGGCCTTTTGCAACAGTTCGTCGCGCAGTTCCAGTACGTTGGGCGTGCAGTCGCCGATGCCATAGGTGCGAGCGCCGTGAGTGTCGCGGCGAGCCGGGTCCATATAGATCATCGAAACATGCTCTAGTTGGTGCAATATGGCCACACCGTCGCCACACGTGCACGTCACGTTGGGTGCCAACTGCTGCATGTTGTGCTTCACCACCGCAAAGAGCTCCCCGTTCTGTTCTACGTAGGTGGCTTCTTTGAAGGCCTGACTCATGAACGAGATGTCCACACCGAAGCCACCGGTCAGGTCCACGAGGCGTTCTGCCGCTGCCGTCAGTCGCCGACAGAGGTTCTTCTTATACAGGGCAGTCTGTTCGCTAGAACACTGTTCCAGCGACAGGTGCTGAGGATATAAAAGCCCGTCAGTAGCTGCCCACGATGGCAACTTCTGACGGGCCTTTTGTAGTCCCGCAATCTGACGTAGCGCCAAGGCGAAGTCCACGTCCTTGTCGCGGCAACCTTTCAGCGCCAGCTGGCGCACGTCGGCATTGATGTTTTGTTCGATGAAATCGCGGGTTTTCTCGTTCATTTTTATTTTAGGATTACTTTCCTTCCGTTTATGATATAAAGTCCTTTGCGAGGATGCTTCGTGCGCTGTCCTTGCAGGTTGAACACCGCAGTGCCAAGCCTGTCGTTTACGATGGTCGAGATGCCGTCGGGCTGCTCTTTCGCAAAGGTCACGTTGACGCCACTCACCTTGATATGGTTGGCCTCAGCGCCAAATGTCACCTCACTGGCCTCGCCAGTCCACACATAGTCGTTGCCGATGGAGCCCTTGTCGGCAGTCATCTTCTTGTTGCTGTCTATGGTGACGAAAGCCAGTCGGATCAGTTTCCCGTTGCTGCTTGCCACCTTCAGCGTGTTGTCTTTGTACATACGAATCTGCGAGTCGTTGCAATACATGTTGGCGCTGCTGCCTTTTGCATAGGTGATGGTGACGCCGCCTTGTGAACCACTGAG
Proteins encoded in this region:
- a CDS encoding SAM-dependent methyltransferase codes for the protein MNEKTRDFIEQNINADVRQLALKGCRDKDVDFALALRQIAGLQKARQKLPSWAATDGLLYPQHLSLEQCSSEQTALYKKNLCRRLTAAAERLVDLTGGFGVDISFMSQAFKEATYVEQNGELFAVVKHNMQQLAPNVTCTCGDGVAILHQLEHVSMIYMDPARRDTHGARTYGIGDCTPNVLELRDELLQKADVVVLKLSPMLDWQKAVEDLGPQHVSEVHIVSAQNECKELLIVMRQQAEALQLYCVNDEQVWQVTASAPTTMVPSTDEPAEIGIYLYEPNASIMKAGCFAEVEKAFGVKQLAPNSHLFTSNEERPQFPGRRFRITTATTMNKKELKAALADITKANISVRNFPLSAVQLRQRLKLKDGGDHYIFATTLRNGQHTLLICQRTS